The genome window GGTGCCCCGCTCATCCCTTATTTTGATTATATACTCTACTCATCAAAAAAGAAGAACCGTGCTCTGCTAAATATCGGCGGTATCTCAAATATGACCGTACTTCCTGCAAATGGGAAGAGCAGTGATGCAATAGCATTTGATACCGGTCCGGGCAATATGCTTATTGATTACCTGACAAAAAAATTTTTCAACCAGCCGTATGACAAAAATGGCAAGATAGGTTTTTCCGGCACCGTTCAGAGGCAGATTGTTGATTTCATTCTTGAAAAAGACAGTAACCTTGCCATGAAGCCGCCAAAGTCTTCGGGACGGGAGTTCTACGGAAAAACTCTGCTAAATGAAATTGTAAAAAAATTCAAAAAAGCAAATCCTGAAGATCTTATCTCCTCTGTATCGTTTTATACTGCCTGCTCGGTATATCTTAATTACAAGCGGTATATAGAGAAGAAAACCGCAGTTCAGGAAATCATTGTCAGCGGCGGTGGCAGCAGGAATCTCTTTATCCTTGCAATGCTTCAGGAGCTTTTTGGTGATACTGTTCTTGTAACCACCTCAAGGGCAATCGGGTTGAATCCTGACTTCAAAGAAGCACTTTGCTTTGGCATCTATGCAAACGAACTGATTGCAGGAAATCCGATAACGCTTCCTCAGGTTACGGGAGCTAAAGAGGCAACCCTTGCCGGAAAAATATGCCTGCCATAAAAGTATTAATTACAGGAGGCAGCGGGCTTCTCGGGCAATATCTGAATAAAACACTCAGCCAAAAGTTTGAGATACTCACCTGTTGGAACAAACATCAGGGAAATTGCACTAATTATCCGAACCTCCGTCTTGATCT of Ignavibacteriales bacterium contains these proteins:
- a CDS encoding anhydro-N-acetylmuramic acid kinase; this encodes MKTIKDLNRISEKKTRTIVGMMSGTSLDGIDVSLFRVRGTGSSSKLTVLKNRSFQFPKGMQEMVLKNSETGGGNVTDICRLNFMVANVYSDCILKTIRSAGLTTKDVDLIGSHGQTIHHMPIEGKMFGVSAASTLQIGDPAVIAKKTGIITVGDFRTGDIALGGQGAPLIPYFDYILYSSKKKNRALLNIGGISNMTVLPANGKSSDAIAFDTGPGNMLIDYLTKKFFNQPYDKNGKIGFSGTVQRQIVDFILEKDSNLAMKPPKSSGREFYGKTLLNEIVKKFKKANPEDLISSVSFYTACSVYLNYKRYIEKKTAVQEIIVSGGGSRNLFILAMLQELFGDTVLVTTSRAIGLNPDFKEALCFGIYANELIAGNPITLPQVTGAKEATLAGKICLP